A section of the Veillonella criceti genome encodes:
- a CDS encoding xanthine dehydrogenase family protein molybdopterin-binding subunit → MEQQKRKHVGRSYKKVDASTILSGRPAYTEDFIPPHALVIKIMRSPYAMAKIIDIDLKAALRIPGVEAIFTYKDVPKTRFTLAGQSYPEPSAYDSLILDQYVRYVGDAVAIVVAKDEKTAIQAMQVIHVKYDVMEPVLDIHTALDHPTVVHPEDDLHYNIPVGGDPKRNLACSYSRVAGDLEGELAKCDYVVEETYFDQATLQTAMETFRTFCTIDQFGRLVCTSSTQIPFHVRRHIARALEIPATKIRVIKPRIGGGFGSKQTACTELYCAFVTWTLKKPAVLVYTRHEASNCSTSRHAREWKVRLGATKDGIIQVIDMVATSDAGAYGTHAFTTFTAGEHKSVPLYNKGKAVRYESNIVYTNHMAGGAFRGYGATEALWPLECAVTKLAKAMGMDESELRLKNLIGVGETSLVYEPDEVLESGLLKEAIAKAKKMARWDERPHSWQIDETHRGGLGMALAFQGSGVAKIDTASVEIKLQDDGYYTLYTGSTDMGTGANTILMQMACEVLGCPLDHMTCYEADTDVVPFDPGSYASSTTYVTGTAAKLAAEDLKAKIIRAFARYLEVPEEEIEFDGVMANTKDGRKSMTTQELAPKLMVSLGHSPEQLVGFATWGSHTSPPPFMVGIAEVSVDMETGQVTPLDFYAVVDCGTIVNPALARVQAEGGIVQGIGMALTEEIRYSSCGLLETNNFMSYKIPTRRDMGRIHVDFVESHEPTGAFGVKSIGEVVINTSCPAIQGAILNACGAELTTLPMISEKVFQALMAKE, encoded by the coding sequence ATGGAACAACAAAAGCGTAAGCATGTAGGGCGATCCTATAAAAAAGTAGATGCAAGTACGATTTTAAGTGGCCGTCCTGCCTATACAGAAGATTTTATCCCACCCCATGCATTGGTGATAAAAATTATGCGCAGTCCCTACGCTATGGCCAAAATTATTGACATCGATTTGAAAGCGGCCTTACGTATACCTGGGGTTGAAGCTATTTTTACCTATAAAGATGTGCCTAAAACACGGTTTACCTTAGCCGGGCAGAGTTACCCAGAACCATCGGCGTATGATTCTTTGATTTTAGACCAATATGTACGGTATGTGGGGGATGCTGTAGCGATTGTGGTGGCTAAAGATGAAAAGACGGCTATACAAGCGATGCAAGTAATCCATGTGAAGTATGATGTGATGGAGCCTGTATTAGATATTCATACGGCGCTAGATCATCCAACTGTGGTTCATCCTGAAGATGATTTACATTACAATATACCTGTTGGGGGTGACCCTAAACGCAATTTAGCTTGCTCTTATAGCCGTGTAGCTGGGGATTTAGAAGGAGAACTGGCTAAATGTGATTATGTAGTGGAAGAAACCTATTTCGATCAAGCTACGTTACAAACGGCGATGGAAACATTTAGAACTTTTTGTACGATTGATCAGTTTGGGCGTTTAGTATGTACTAGTTCAACGCAGATTCCATTTCATGTGCGTCGCCATATAGCACGCGCTTTAGAAATACCTGCTACGAAAATCCGTGTTATTAAACCACGTATTGGTGGTGGTTTTGGTTCCAAACAAACCGCTTGTACTGAATTGTATTGTGCATTTGTAACTTGGACATTAAAGAAACCAGCTGTTTTAGTATATACTCGTCACGAAGCGAGTAATTGTTCTACCAGCCGTCATGCTAGGGAATGGAAGGTTCGTCTAGGCGCTACGAAAGATGGCATTATTCAGGTCATTGATATGGTAGCGACATCCGATGCTGGCGCGTATGGAACACATGCCTTTACAACGTTTACCGCGGGCGAGCATAAGTCTGTGCCCCTCTATAATAAAGGTAAAGCCGTACGATATGAGTCTAATATTGTGTATACCAATCATATGGCTGGCGGTGCTTTCCGTGGGTATGGAGCAACAGAGGCTCTTTGGCCATTGGAATGTGCGGTGACTAAGTTGGCAAAGGCCATGGGGATGGATGAGAGTGAATTACGCTTAAAGAATTTGATTGGTGTTGGTGAAACATCCTTGGTCTATGAACCTGATGAAGTGTTAGAGTCGGGACTATTGAAAGAAGCCATTGCCAAAGCGAAAAAAATGGCTCGATGGGATGAACGACCTCATAGTTGGCAAATTGATGAAACACATCGTGGTGGTTTAGGAATGGCGCTGGCTTTTCAAGGTTCTGGTGTTGCGAAAATTGATACGGCTTCTGTAGAAATTAAATTACAAGATGACGGCTATTATACGTTATATACAGGCTCGACTGATATGGGCACAGGGGCTAATACTATTCTTATGCAGATGGCCTGCGAAGTATTAGGCTGTCCGCTAGATCATATGACTTGTTATGAAGCAGATACGGATGTAGTGCCTTTTGACCCAGGTTCTTATGCATCGAGTACGACCTATGTAACGGGGACTGCAGCTAAGTTAGCGGCTGAAGATTTGAAGGCAAAAATAATTCGTGCCTTTGCTAGGTATTTGGAAGTGCCCGAAGAAGAGATTGAATTTGATGGCGTCATGGCTAATACTAAAGATGGCCGCAAATCTATGACAACGCAGGAATTAGCGCCTAAATTGATGGTAAGTTTGGGGCATAGTCCTGAACAATTAGTTGGCTTTGCTACTTGGGGAAGTCATACATCACCACCACCATTTATGGTAGGCATTGCTGAAGTAAGTGTAGATATGGAAACGGGACAAGTGACACCACTTGATTTTTATGCGGTTGTAGATTGTGGAACCATTGTAAATCCAGCTTTAGCTAGAGTACAGGCAGAAGGTGGTATAGTACAAGGGATAGGAATGGCGTTAACTGAAGAAATTCGCTATTCGTCTTGCGGTTTATTGGAGACTAATAATTTTATGAGTTATAAAATTCCAACACGCCGTGATATGGGACGTATTCATGTAGATTTTGTGGAATCACATGAGCCAACAGGTGCCTTTGGGGTTAAGTCCATTGGTGAAGTGGTCATTAATACCTCTTGCCCCGCTATTCAGGGCGCTATCTTAAATGCATGTGGTGCAGAATTAACTACATTACCTATGATTTCAGAAAAGGTATTTCAGGCTTTGATGGCGAAAGAATAA
- a CDS encoding mechanosensitive ion channel family protein: MLLASATTESVSSTVKTQVADSVSYLDKLINFFVDHGPSIIVAIIIFLVGMYIARFIRDVAMRMMTRANYDHTVISFVSQIIYYGILAIVLLTALNSAGFPTNSLLAAFGAFGLAIGLSLQNNLSNFASGLLILIFKPFKAGDFITVGTTSGTVRSIQFMNTTIMTKEMRTVFIPNSILTSQQVTNSTYYETRVVPFVFDIGYDNDHHQAIDVIRRVFQEDDRIVNRETVEIGISEFGDNSVRISAYPVVKNGDYMAVFYDTMSSVKDRFDEAGIDIPYPQRVVHLQRSGIDETAKPLGDMSQYMK, from the coding sequence ATGTTATTAGCTAGTGCAACGACTGAATCGGTTTCATCTACTGTTAAAACGCAGGTAGCTGATAGTGTAAGTTATTTAGATAAACTAATTAACTTCTTTGTAGATCATGGGCCAAGTATTATTGTGGCCATTATTATATTTTTAGTAGGTATGTACATTGCTCGTTTTATTCGTGATGTAGCGATGCGTATGATGACTCGAGCTAATTATGACCATACAGTTATTTCCTTTGTGAGTCAGATAATTTATTATGGCATTTTGGCGATTGTGTTATTGACAGCTCTTAATTCGGCGGGGTTCCCGACGAATTCCTTATTAGCAGCCTTTGGTGCGTTTGGCTTAGCTATTGGTCTATCCTTACAGAATAACCTATCTAACTTTGCATCGGGTCTATTGATATTAATTTTTAAACCCTTTAAAGCGGGCGATTTTATTACAGTAGGGACTACATCTGGGACAGTGCGAAGCATTCAATTTATGAATACGACAATTATGACGAAAGAAATGCGTACCGTATTTATTCCTAATTCGATATTGACGTCTCAGCAAGTAACGAATAGTACCTATTATGAAACACGAGTTGTGCCATTTGTTTTTGATATAGGCTACGACAATGATCATCATCAGGCTATTGATGTTATTCGTCGTGTATTTCAAGAGGATGACCGTATCGTTAACCGTGAAACGGTAGAAATTGGCATTAGCGAATTTGGTGATAATTCCGTCCGTATTTCCGCATACCCTGTAGTTAAAAATGGTGATTATATGGCTGTTTTTTATGACACTATGTCGTCTGTTAAAGACCGTTTTGATGAAGCGGGCATTGATATTCCATATCCACAACGAGTTGTTCATTTACAGCGGAGCGGAATAGATGAAACGGCTAAACCATTAGGTGATATGAGTCAGTATATGAAATAA
- a CDS encoding adenosylcobinamide amidohydrolase yields the protein MTTHTVNNPYQVPTQLDVGGQVTVNNTSIVVTFDDVRYSLSTGPLNGGLHHIMAIRNQNLPFFVNTEKELPGGSAAGYLSAEFEQEDQPLNFCTGLITSATMEFHVYAKVTAGDVIVETIATAGFEATAHCAGDGYYYEEKEGEFHQPGTINLLIFTNKALTDGALTKALITVTEAKSAAFREAEIKSLISGAYATGTATDGVILTIDTNGDILTDAGTYSLFGDTLAKCVRLAMTRSFENIKRKALHDQALAESQA from the coding sequence ATGACTACACATACTGTTAATAATCCATATCAAGTACCTACCCAACTCGATGTAGGTGGTCAAGTAACTGTAAATAATACGTCTATCGTAGTAACCTTTGATGATGTTCGCTACAGTTTGAGCACAGGCCCATTAAATGGCGGCCTCCATCATATTATGGCCATTCGCAATCAAAATCTACCGTTCTTTGTCAATACTGAAAAAGAATTACCTGGCGGTTCTGCGGCAGGCTATTTAAGTGCAGAATTTGAGCAAGAAGATCAGCCCCTCAATTTCTGCACCGGCCTTATTACCAGTGCCACCATGGAGTTTCATGTATATGCCAAAGTAACAGCAGGCGATGTAATTGTAGAAACGATTGCGACCGCTGGGTTTGAAGCAACGGCTCACTGTGCTGGTGATGGCTATTACTACGAAGAAAAAGAAGGTGAGTTCCACCAACCAGGCACTATTAATTTATTAATCTTTACCAACAAAGCCCTCACCGATGGAGCTTTAACTAAAGCACTCATTACCGTTACCGAAGCCAAAAGTGCAGCCTTTCGGGAAGCAGAGATCAAAAGCCTAATCAGTGGTGCTTATGCCACAGGCACTGCCACTGACGGCGTAATTCTCACCATTGATACTAATGGCGATATCCTAACGGATGCCGGCACATATTCACTCTTCGGTGATACCTTAGCTAAATGTGTACGTCTTGCCATGACGCGTTCTTTTGAAAACATTAAGCGCAAAGCGCTACATGATCAAGCCCTAGCAGAAAGTCAGGCTTAA
- a CDS encoding (2Fe-2S)-binding protein: MDVTLTVNGKVLKTSVEPDEMLLATLRKQGYFSMRRGCDTMNCGLCTVWLDGNTILSCSYPTFRADGHEVTTLEGLAEEAALLADCLAAEGADQCGYCTTGMMMSAMALRRKNPNPTDDEIRDFLVGNLCRCTGYESHLRGIRRYLAEVEA; the protein is encoded by the coding sequence GTGGACGTAACATTAACAGTAAATGGTAAAGTCTTAAAAACTTCAGTAGAACCAGATGAAATGTTATTAGCTACATTGCGTAAGCAAGGCTATTTTAGCATGCGTCGTGGTTGTGATACGATGAATTGTGGTTTATGTACCGTATGGCTTGATGGTAATACAATATTATCTTGTTCTTATCCTACATTTCGAGCGGATGGACATGAGGTGACGACCTTGGAAGGGTTAGCGGAAGAAGCTGCTTTGTTAGCTGATTGTTTAGCTGCTGAAGGTGCCGATCAATGTGGGTATTGTACAACGGGGATGATGATGAGTGCGATGGCTTTACGTCGTAAGAATCCAAACCCTACGGATGATGAAATTAGAGATTTCCTAGTAGGCAATTTATGCCGTTGTACTGGTTATGAGTCACATTTACGTGGCATTCGACGCTATTTAGCGGAGGTGGAAGCATAA
- a CDS encoding asparaginase: protein MVYDKKIVVIGTGGTIAGQSGSAEDLTGYQAGELSIDQVLATVPGVEGYGPFESHQLCNIDSSDMTLSIWAKLAHTVQAYVDREDVAAVVITHGTDTLEEGSYFLHLTVRTVKPIVMVGAMRPATAISADGPLNLLQAVQVARSPQAVGQGVLVTLNGTINCAREVVKRHTTDVNAFGNDFFGHVGFIQAGAPHFYYQSLRKHTAHSEFAPLTVDELPRVELITLYGGIESDLIHRVLQGKPRGLVIAGLGHGILPEKIQQILEHSEIPVVRASRTGYGMVSTMPSDNRAGFIVSDTLAPSKARLLLMLGLTKTTDCKQLQSYFQQY from the coding sequence ATGGTATATGACAAAAAAATTGTTGTCATTGGAACCGGGGGTACGATTGCCGGCCAAAGTGGTTCTGCTGAAGATTTAACGGGCTATCAAGCAGGTGAATTAAGTATTGACCAAGTGTTAGCTACAGTACCTGGTGTAGAAGGCTATGGACCTTTTGAAAGCCATCAACTGTGTAATATAGATAGTTCCGATATGACACTGTCTATTTGGGCTAAATTAGCACATACTGTGCAGGCCTATGTAGACCGTGAAGATGTGGCCGCTGTAGTGATTACACATGGCACCGATACATTAGAAGAAGGTTCTTATTTTCTTCATTTAACAGTTCGCACGGTGAAACCGATTGTGATGGTAGGTGCTATGCGACCAGCCACAGCTATTAGCGCGGATGGGCCCCTTAATCTACTGCAAGCCGTGCAAGTCGCTCGTTCGCCACAGGCCGTAGGGCAAGGCGTTTTGGTCACTTTGAATGGGACGATTAATTGTGCTCGTGAGGTTGTAAAACGTCATACGACCGATGTAAATGCTTTTGGTAATGATTTCTTTGGCCATGTTGGCTTTATTCAAGCGGGGGCACCCCATTTTTATTATCAGTCATTGAGAAAACATACTGCGCATAGTGAATTTGCGCCTTTAACAGTTGATGAGTTACCAAGAGTAGAATTAATTACTTTATATGGGGGCATTGAGTCTGATTTAATTCATCGGGTATTACAAGGAAAGCCCCGCGGTTTAGTCATCGCAGGGCTTGGTCATGGTATTTTACCTGAGAAAATTCAACAAATTTTAGAACATAGTGAGATACCGGTCGTTCGGGCTTCGCGTACAGGCTATGGTATGGTATCCACTATGCCGAGTGATAATCGAGCAGGGTTTATCGTCAGCGATACCTTGGCGCCGTCTAAAGCACGTCTATTATTGATGTTAGGACTCACTAAAACAACTGATTGTAAGCAATTACAAAGTTATTTTCAACAGTATTAA
- a CDS encoding D-alanyl-D-alanine carboxypeptidase family protein → MKCCKKFVWSMMLGVLLGAFSIADTPVLAASEVTTNVVSSMVRPVPAFSAEAAVLIEAETGRILVAHNENKRLHPASTTKMVTLLTALKKQGTRLDELATISPYAVSMEESNLGVRTTDQLPLQAVAEGMMVASGNDAAVVVAENVSGSVYRFSLAMNEVAKEAGATNSHFLNPHGLTEVGHYSTALDLAKIAAYGMRIPMFRDFVGDDFYKVPYENRDPKWVRTTNHFIRSKYRGANGLKTGYTEAAGECLIASATRDGHTLIVVLLNDDNRWVDAPALLNYGFAVVNEPS, encoded by the coding sequence ATGAAGTGTTGTAAAAAATTCGTGTGGTCTATGATGCTCGGTGTATTACTAGGGGCTTTCAGCATAGCTGACACTCCTGTGTTGGCCGCATCAGAAGTTACTACAAATGTTGTGTCAAGCATGGTGCGACCAGTCCCCGCGTTTAGTGCAGAGGCGGCCGTATTGATTGAAGCAGAAACAGGCCGTATATTAGTGGCTCATAATGAAAATAAGCGTTTGCATCCGGCCAGTACAACCAAGATGGTTACGTTATTAACGGCTTTGAAAAAACAAGGAACTAGACTTGATGAGCTGGCCACGATCAGTCCTTATGCTGTGTCTATGGAAGAATCTAATTTAGGGGTGCGGACTACAGATCAATTACCACTACAAGCAGTTGCTGAAGGTATGATGGTTGCTAGTGGCAATGATGCGGCCGTTGTCGTCGCGGAAAATGTTAGTGGCTCGGTGTATCGCTTTTCATTAGCTATGAATGAGGTGGCAAAGGAAGCTGGGGCTACGAATAGTCACTTTTTGAATCCCCATGGACTCACTGAAGTGGGACATTATTCTACAGCGTTAGATTTAGCTAAAATAGCGGCCTATGGTATGCGTATTCCTATGTTTCGCGATTTTGTAGGTGATGATTTTTATAAAGTCCCCTATGAAAATCGTGATCCTAAGTGGGTACGTACTACCAATCATTTTATTCGCAGTAAATATAGAGGCGCCAATGGGCTAAAAACGGGCTATACTGAAGCGGCTGGTGAATGTTTGATTGCATCAGCGACTCGTGATGGGCATACATTGATAGTTGTCTTACTAAATGATGATAATCGATGGGTAGATGCACCGGCTTTATTGAATTATGGGTTTGCTGTTGTTAATGAGCCATCGTGA
- a CDS encoding epoxyqueuosine reductase produces MITRNIINNIAKQLNIPAIGIAPWPLPKNASQFIDTNKPCPFINGTLEERLTGNTQLINPRSAIVCLFPYYIRPEDMPANQKINLPRYAWGPDYHLVIPNYLTRFGNALQALDKTVEFEIHCDTSPLADRYMAYLAGLGVFGKNRALIHPTWGSYTSIGTLLTSCEIPADTPMEGTCLNCHSCIKACPGQSLGTPVFGYDTCKSYLTQKKGHLTDSEIATLQRSSLIWGCDICQEVCPHNRNVPTTPIPEFQQIDPYVNPIDLESLTNKTFKAAFGHRAFAWRGKATLLRNAQIIDKDYSSKDE; encoded by the coding sequence ATGATAACACGAAATATAATTAATAATATAGCTAAACAATTAAATATCCCCGCCATAGGAATTGCCCCTTGGCCATTGCCTAAGAATGCGTCGCAATTTATTGACACAAATAAGCCCTGCCCATTCATTAATGGCACATTAGAAGAGCGCCTCACTGGTAATACTCAACTTATCAACCCCCGAAGTGCTATTGTCTGCCTCTTTCCCTATTACATAAGACCTGAGGACATGCCCGCTAACCAAAAGATTAACTTACCCCGTTATGCGTGGGGCCCAGACTATCACTTAGTCATACCAAATTACTTAACCCGCTTTGGTAACGCCTTACAAGCCTTAGATAAAACAGTGGAATTTGAAATTCACTGTGATACATCACCTTTAGCCGATCGATATATGGCCTATTTAGCCGGCCTTGGTGTCTTTGGTAAAAATCGTGCCCTCATCCACCCTACATGGGGCAGTTATACCTCCATCGGCACCTTACTGACTTCTTGTGAAATACCAGCAGATACACCTATGGAAGGCACCTGCCTCAATTGCCATAGTTGTATTAAAGCTTGTCCTGGTCAATCGCTAGGCACGCCCGTTTTCGGCTATGACACCTGCAAAAGCTATTTAACCCAAAAGAAAGGTCATCTTACAGACAGTGAAATAGCCACCTTACAACGATCATCACTTATTTGGGGCTGTGATATCTGTCAAGAAGTATGTCCTCACAATCGAAACGTTCCTACAACACCGATTCCAGAATTTCAACAAATTGACCCCTATGTTAATCCTATCGATTTAGAGTCACTAACTAATAAAACATTTAAAGCAGCCTTTGGTCACCGTGCCTTTGCCTGGCGTGGCAAGGCAACCTTACTGCGCAATGCCCAAATTATCGATAAGGATTATTCCTCTAAAGACGAATAA
- a CDS encoding FAD binding domain-containing protein, translated as MLMYRQLLQPKTVAEAYDLAMKHRFMPLLAGGAWIGLGSWRWPMVIDMSGLGLDYIRDQESYYAIGAMATQGDVERFGPFKTFSKGVLPKVVHSVLGVQFRNMATLGGSVAAKFGFSDIIPSLLALQAEVVLYKHGVMSLVDFLALRERDVLVEIRIPKTDALVVAENLRKSVSDFPYLTGALRKDETGYHIYIGCRPAVAKEAVQAGEILTAKGVAGLQEAMEVAANEIPFQTNSHASASYRQAMTKVIVKRLVQEVEQWT; from the coding sequence ATGTTGATGTATCGGCAATTATTGCAACCAAAGACGGTAGCAGAAGCCTATGATTTAGCGATGAAACATCGCTTTATGCCACTATTGGCTGGTGGTGCGTGGATTGGCTTAGGGAGTTGGCGTTGGCCTATGGTTATTGATATGTCAGGATTAGGTCTTGATTATATTCGTGACCAAGAATCATATTATGCCATTGGTGCTATGGCGACACAAGGTGATGTGGAACGATTTGGACCATTTAAAACTTTTAGCAAGGGGGTTTTACCTAAGGTCGTTCATTCGGTGTTGGGTGTTCAATTTCGTAATATGGCAACATTAGGTGGATCGGTAGCAGCTAAATTTGGCTTTTCTGACATAATTCCATCCTTGTTGGCATTGCAGGCAGAAGTCGTGTTATATAAACACGGGGTTATGAGTCTCGTAGATTTCTTAGCGTTACGCGAACGGGATGTATTAGTGGAAATTCGAATTCCTAAAACCGACGCGCTCGTAGTGGCGGAAAATTTACGTAAGTCCGTATCTGATTTTCCGTATTTGACCGGAGCTTTGCGTAAAGATGAAACAGGGTATCATATATATATTGGTTGTCGGCCGGCTGTCGCTAAGGAAGCTGTACAAGCGGGTGAAATTTTAACGGCCAAAGGTGTAGCTGGACTACAGGAAGCTATGGAGGTAGCCGCTAATGAAATTCCGTTTCAAACGAACTCTCATGCATCGGCTAGTTATCGCCAGGCTATGACGAAAGTAATTGTGAAACGTTTAGTGCAGGAGGTAGAGCAGTGGACGTAA
- a CDS encoding aminoacyl-histidine dipeptidase, which produces MSATKVLEFFKAMNQIPRGSGNEKGVSDWLVQFAKDRQLEVEQDAANNVIIRKPATPGYENKPSIILQGHMDMVCEKSDASTHNFLTDPIEYIVDGEWLHANETTLGADNGIAVAMSLAILDSDTIAHGPLECLFTTAEETGMDGALAIKEGQTNGQYLLNIDTEVEGEFVVSCAGGCRVDVEIPRLRDNRDSQFTKALTLTISGFLGGHSGIEIHKERANGNQILGRLLYELASQYNFQLASFTGGTKHNAIPRVGSATILLKEADVKPVTDWIQAKVKAYRSEYTPQDENIDILISDSELPDTVYGGDTAESLLTFLYLAPNGVFAMNHSLEGLVETSNNVAIVEELEHNIHLLISIRSLSASSLDFLTKKIQLLASTLGLPVKIAGAYPAWEYEPGSPLEEQAIAIYEKVTGEKPKVTAIHAGLECGLLKAVMPKTQMISFGPTITHAHTPQERLHLPSVEHIYEYLKVLLKELH; this is translated from the coding sequence ATGAGCGCAACAAAAGTATTAGAGTTTTTTAAAGCAATGAACCAAATTCCTCGTGGCTCCGGCAACGAAAAAGGTGTAAGTGACTGGCTCGTACAATTCGCCAAAGATCGCCAACTTGAAGTAGAACAAGATGCAGCGAATAATGTAATTATCCGCAAACCAGCCACACCAGGCTACGAAAATAAACCAAGCATTATCCTGCAAGGTCATATGGATATGGTGTGTGAAAAAAGTGATGCTTCTACTCATAATTTCTTGACAGATCCAATTGAATATATTGTAGACGGTGAATGGCTACATGCCAACGAAACAACGCTAGGCGCTGATAATGGTATCGCCGTTGCTATGTCATTGGCTATCCTTGATTCTGACACTATTGCTCATGGTCCCTTAGAATGTCTCTTTACCACGGCCGAAGAAACAGGCATGGATGGTGCCTTAGCTATTAAGGAAGGCCAAACTAACGGCCAATATCTATTAAATATTGATACTGAAGTAGAAGGTGAATTCGTTGTAAGTTGTGCAGGTGGTTGCCGTGTCGATGTAGAAATTCCTCGCCTTCGCGACAATCGCGACTCCCAATTTACCAAAGCACTAACCTTGACAATTAGCGGATTTTTAGGTGGCCACTCAGGCATCGAAATCCATAAAGAACGAGCTAATGGCAACCAGATCCTAGGCCGTTTACTTTATGAATTAGCTAGCCAATACAATTTCCAATTAGCATCTTTCACTGGTGGCACTAAACATAATGCCATCCCTCGGGTTGGTTCGGCCACGATTCTCTTGAAAGAAGCCGACGTAAAACCAGTAACGGATTGGATTCAAGCCAAAGTCAAAGCTTATCGTAGCGAATATACCCCACAAGATGAAAATATCGATATCCTCATTAGCGACTCTGAATTACCAGATACAGTTTATGGTGGGGACACAGCTGAATCTTTATTAACATTCTTATATTTAGCACCTAATGGCGTATTCGCTATGAATCATTCCTTAGAAGGCTTAGTAGAAACAAGTAACAACGTCGCTATCGTAGAAGAATTAGAACACAATATTCACCTTCTCATTTCTATTCGTAGCTTATCTGCTAGCTCGCTCGATTTCTTAACTAAAAAAATCCAATTATTGGCTAGCACGCTAGGTTTACCTGTTAAAATTGCCGGCGCTTACCCAGCTTGGGAATATGAACCAGGTAGTCCACTTGAAGAACAAGCTATTGCCATCTATGAAAAGGTTACTGGCGAAAAACCAAAGGTAACCGCTATTCATGCAGGTCTAGAATGTGGTCTCTTAAAGGCTGTTATGCCTAAGACTCAAATGATTAGCTTTGGCCCAACCATTACTCACGCTCATACGCCTCAAGAACGATTACACTTACCTTCAGTAGAACATATCTATGAATATCTAAAAGTATTATTGAAAGAATTACATTAA
- a CDS encoding winged helix-turn-helix transcriptional regulator, whose translation MRELEKAGIIHREVYNEVPLRVEYSLTERGRSLRHILESMSDWGTKLIEERREAGEDIEILAPNDKGLRIKD comes from the coding sequence TTGAGAGAGCTTGAAAAGGCCGGCATCATCCATCGTGAAGTATATAATGAAGTACCACTTCGTGTTGAATATAGTTTAACAGAACGGGGGCGTAGTTTACGACATATTTTAGAGTCTATGTCTGATTGGGGGACAAAACTTATTGAAGAACGGCGAGAGGCAGGAGAAGATATTGAGATTTTGGCACCTAATGATAAAGGACTACGAATTAAAGATTAA
- the yfbR gene encoding 5'-deoxynucleotidase — protein MKLTKKRSAFFAFLHRLRFIRRWGLMRNTEVENNQEHSLDVAFIVHNLGVLHNINGGAVDVNRLAVFAMYHDVSEIFTGDMPTPIKYFHPTLRSLYGDVERLAQEKLLRTLPKELQAIYEPILLGQMTEEEAKLVKAADTLAAFMKCAIEKQAGNGEFNEAYESILKKLHAMELPAVEQFLDLYMEPLTASLDTLNYSSLEE, from the coding sequence TTGAAACTAACAAAGAAAAGAAGTGCATTTTTTGCCTTTCTTCATCGATTGCGATTTATTCGCCGTTGGGGCTTGATGCGCAATACAGAAGTAGAAAATAATCAAGAGCATAGTTTAGATGTGGCGTTTATTGTTCATAATTTAGGGGTGCTACACAATATAAACGGAGGCGCAGTGGATGTGAATCGTTTGGCCGTCTTCGCTATGTATCATGATGTAAGTGAAATTTTTACAGGTGATATGCCAACCCCAATTAAATATTTTCATCCTACCTTACGGTCCTTATATGGGGACGTAGAACGATTGGCCCAAGAAAAACTATTACGTACGTTGCCTAAGGAATTACAGGCTATTTATGAACCCATATTGCTAGGGCAGATGACAGAAGAAGAAGCGAAACTTGTAAAAGCCGCTGATACATTAGCTGCTTTTATGAAGTGTGCTATTGAAAAACAAGCGGGTAATGGTGAATTTAATGAAGCGTATGAAAGCATTCTAAAAAAACTCCACGCTATGGAATTACCAGCAGTGGAGCAGTTTTTAGATTTATATATGGAACCATTAACGGCTTCGTTAGATACGTTAAATTATTCGTCTTTAGAGGAATAA